The genomic segment GTGAGCCATGACGACGCAGACATCGCCGCCGCGATAGAGCCAGGCAGCAATCTCGTCGCCATCGGACTGGAACGTCACGTCCTCGCGAGTCATGCGCCGAGAGTAGCGGGCGCCTACGGCGTGATCGCAAGCCATCGGTGGTGGGGCCCGACTCGAGTCGCTCGCTTGTGGTCACAAGACGTGAACCCCCACCAATCAACGACAAACCCCCACCTACCGCAGAACGGTGGTGGGGGTTCACGTCTTGTGGAGCCTAGGAGACTCGAACTCCTGACATCTGCCTTGCAAAGGCAGCGCTCTACCAACTGAGCTAAGGCCCCGTGAGGGTGGAATGTAGTTATCAGACCTTGTCGCTCGCGGCGGCCCAGTGGTCGGTCGCGGGTGACTTCTTCGACTGGCCGATGGCCCAGAACACGCCTGCTGCGGCGAGCCCGAGGGCTATGAATTTCTTCATCATGACCTTCCGTCGAGTGGGCGTACGAGGACTTGAACCTCGGACCTCATCCTTATCAGGGATGCGCTCTAACCAAGCTGAGCTATACGCCCGCAACAGCGATGAACATTACCGCACCGCCATGCTCCGGCCCAAAACGGGTGGAGTCAGTTCTCCTCGCCGAACGTGACCTCGACGCCACCGAGAACTTGAGCCGCGAGGTTGTAGAGGTGAGCACCGATCGTGGCGAGTGCTGTCATCAACACCACGTTGATCGCAGACAGCACCAACGTCAGGCCAATCAGGCGCCAGAACCCGAGATAGTCAGTGATGTCGAAGCTCGACGAATCATCGCTGAGCACCGACGTAACTGCCTCGTTGACCTGGTCCCAGACACCGGCAACATTGAGAACAACCCAGAAGATCGTCATGGCCACCACGCCAACGATCATCATTGCCACCGAGACGGCGAACGCGATGCGCGCTACCGACCACGGCTCGATGTGATTGAGGCGAAGGCTCGCCTGGCGATTGGACGCAACGGCTGGCGCCGCTGCCGGTGCGGCAGCCAATGGCTCGTCCTTCACAGCGGGGATAACGGACGTGGTCGCCGGCGACGGAGTCGTCGTACGTGCGTAGTCCGCCGCGGTCAACGGCCGCGTGGGCTTCACCGGTTCGATTCGACGAGGCTTCTCGGCCTTGGTGGGCGCGATCTTTGCTTCGGCGGCCGCGATCTCTCGAGCTCGACCCTTGTCGGTCTCCGAGCCCATGGAGTTCACCGCAGGCGCCTCCGTGGTCTCGGTCTCGTCGGTGGAATCTTCGTCCGTTGCTACATCGTCCGACGACTCGTCGGTTGCTGCCTCAGCCTGCTTGAGTCCGGGCTTCTTCTTCGGAGCGATCTTCTTCACGGGTTTGGGCAGGCGCGGAATGGCTTGCGACGTGGCAGCGTCCCCCGCACCAGAACCCGGGACCGAGTCTGGCTCTTGCCGTTCGTCGTTCACTCGCTCTGCTCCTCGTCAGTCGACGGTTCCTCCGTTGAGGTCTCGTCCGACGGAAGCTCAGCGTTGCGTGCAATAGTCACGACGCGGTCATCCCCCTTGAACTTGACGAAACTCACCCCCATCGTGTCACGTCCCTTCACAGGCACACCTGCTACGAGACTACGGGTGACCTGTCCACCCGCCGTGACACTGATGACGTCGTCACTGTCCTTGAGCACCAAACCGCCGACAAGCTCTCCGCGAGAGTCGGTGATCTGCATAGCCTTGATGCCGAGTCCGCCACGTCCCTGCTGACGGTATGCGTCGATGCGCGTCTTCTTGGCGAAGCCACCATCGGTCACCGTGAACACGTACAGCTGGTCCTCTTCGGGGACTTCGTCCTGGTCTGCGTTCTCCTGACGGATCACCGTCATCGAGAGCATCGCGTCACCGTCGCGGAACTTCATGCCGGTGACACCCGAGGTTGCACGGCCCATCGGACGCAGCTGCTCGTCGTCGGCCTTGAAGCGGATCGACTGAGCCTTGCGCGAGATCAGCAGCAGGTCATCCTCGGGGTTGACCAGCTCGGCACCGATCAGCTCGTCGTCGTCCTCGCGGAAGTTGATCGCGATGACGCCGGCCTGGCGCGGGCTGTTGTAGTCAGTGAGTCGGGTCTTCTTGACCAGACCGCGACGAGTGGCGAGCACGAGGTACGGCGCCGATTCGTAGTCACGGATGGCGAGTACCTGTGCGATCTCTTCGTCGGGCTGGAACGACAACAGTCCGGCGACGTGTCCACCCTTCGCATCGCGGCCCGCTTCGGGCAGCTGGTAGGCCTTGGCCCGATAGACCCGCCCAGCCGTGGTGAAGAACAGAATCCAGTGGTGGCTGGTGGTCGAGAACATGTGGTTGACCATGTCGTCGCCGCGCAGCGCGGCACCACGTACGCCCTTGCCACCGCGATTTTGCACTCGGTAGAGGTCGGTCTTGGTGCGCTTGGCGTAGCCACCCTTGGTGATCGTCACGACGACTTCCTCATCGGGGATGAGGTCCTCGTCCGACAGATCGCCATCGGCGGGGATGATCTGCGAGCGGCGAGGAGTGCCGAACTTGTCGACGATTCCGGCGAGTTCCTCGGACACGATCGAGCGCTGACGTTCAGGCTTGGCCAGGATGTCCTTGAAGTCAGCGATCTTTTCTTCGAGGGCGGCCAGTTCGTCCATGATCTTCTGGCGCTCGAGGGCCGCAAGACGGCGCAACTGCATTTCGAGGATCGCGTTGGCCTGGAGCTCGTCGATCTTGAGCAGCTTGATGAGTCCGGCGCGTGCCTCTTCGACCGTCGGGCTGCGACGAATCAAGGCGATGACCTCATCGAGAGCATCGAGTGCCTTCGCGAGACCGCGGAAGATGTGCGCGCGTGCTTCAGCTTCGTCGAGGCGGTACTGAGTGCGCCGCTGGATGACTTCGATCTGGTGGTTGATCCAGTGGCTGACGAACTGATCGAGCGTCAACGTACGAGGCACGTCATCAACCAGGGCCAGCATGTTGGCGCTGAAGTTGGTCTGCAGCTCGGTGTGCTTGTAGAGGTTGTTGAGCACAACGCGTGCGACGGCGTCCTTGCGGATCTCGATCACGATACGACGGCCGACGCGCGACGACGTCTCGTCGCGCAGATCCGAGATGCCCTGGATGCGACCGGTGTTGACCAGTTCGGCGATCTTGCGCATCAGGTTGTCCGGGTTGACCTGGTAGGGCAGTCCCGTGACAACGAGCTGGATGCGGCCCTTGGTGTCTTCTTCGATTGAGACGATGGCGCGCATCATGACCGAACCGCGGCCCGTGAGGTACATGTCTTCGATGCCCTTGGTGCCGACGATCAAAGCATCCGACGGGAAGTCGGGGCCCTTGATCCGCTCGAGCAGCGCCGCAAGAAGTTCTTCCTTGCTGGCCTTGGGGTTGGCGAGCGCCCACTGCGCACCTTCGGCAACCTCGATCAGGTTGTGCGGCGGAATGTTGGTCGCCATGCCGACAGCGATGCCGGCCGAGCCGTTGACCAGGAGGTTGGGGATGCGGGCCGGCAGGACTGTCGGCTCCTGCGAGCGTCCGTCGTAGTTGGGACGGAAATCAACAGTGTTCTCGTTGATGTCACGCACCATCTCCATCGCGATGGGAGCGAGACGGCACTCGGTGTAACGCATGGCGGCAGCGCCATCGTCGCCCGGTGAGCCGAAGTTGCCCTGGCCGTCGATCATCGGTGCGCGCATCACCCACGGCTGGGCGAGACGTACGAGGGTGTCGTAAATCGCGGTGTCACCGTGCGGGTGGTACTGACCCATCACGTCACCGACGATGCGCGAACACTTGGAGAATCCGCGGTCGGGTCGGTAGCCACCGTCGAACATCGCGTAGAGAACGCGGCGGTGCACTGGCTTGAGGCCATCGCGTACGTCGGGCAGAGCGCGCGACACGATAACGCTCATCGCGTAGTCGATGTACGAGCGCTGCATCTCGTCCTGCAGCTCAACGCCTTCGATGCGGTCGTGCTCGGGAGGGGTCGTTTCAGTCACGGTCTATCCCTTAGATGTCGAGGAAACGTACGTCTTTGGCGTTGCGCTGGATGAAGGCCCGTCGTTGCTCGACGTCCTCACCCATCAGGATCGTGAACATCTCATCGGCCATCGCCGCGTCCTCGAGCGTCACCTGTCGCAGAATTCGGTTGGCCGGGTCCATCGTGGTGTCCCACAGCTCGCTGTCGTTCATCTCACCAAGACCCTTGTAGCGCTGGATCTGCTGGCCGACTTCCTTGGGAAGACGCTTGCCCTCCGTCGCACCCGACTCGAGCAGCGCATCGCGCTCGCGGTCGGAGTAGGCGAGCTCGTCGGGGGAGTTGCTCCACTTGATCTTGTAGAGCGGCGGTTGCGCGAGGTAGACGTGGCCGGCATCGATCAGCGGCTTCATAAACCGGAAGAGCAGCGTCAACAGCAGCGTCGAGATGTGCTGGCCGTCGACGTCAGCATCGGCCATCAGCACGATCTTGTGATAGCGAAGCTTGGCCATGTCGAAGTCTTCGTGCACGCCTGTGCCGAGCGCCGAGATGATCGCCTGGACCTCCGCGTTCTGAAGGATCTTGTCGATGCGCGCCTTCTCGACGTTCAGGATCTTGCCGCGCAACGGGAGGATCGCCTGCGTACGAGGATCACGGCCACCCTTGGCGGAACCACCGGCCGAGTTGCCCTCGACGATGAAGACTTCGCACTCTTCGGGATCGCGCGACGAGCAGTCGGCGAGCTTGCCCGGAAGTCCGCCACCACCGAGCAGTCCCTTGCGGTTGCGCGCCAGGTCGCGAGCCTTGCGGGCCGCCATACGAGCGGTCGCCGCGTCAATCGACTTGCGGACGATCGTCTTGCCCTCGGCGGGGTGCTGCTCGAACCATGCGCCGAGCTCGTCGTTGAGGACGGACTGTACGTAGGACTTGGCCTCGCTGTTGCCGAGCTTGGTCTTGGTCTGACCTTCGAACTGTGGCTCTTCGAGCTTGATCGAGACGATCGCCGTAAGACCTTCACGGATGTCCTCGCCCGACAGGTTGTCGGTCGCCTTCTTGATCAGACCCTGGGTGGTGGCGAACTTGTTGACCGTCGTGGTCAGGGCCGCACGGAAACCTTCTTCGTGCGTTCCGCCCTCGTGGGTGTTGATCGTGTTGGCGAAGGTGTGGACCGACTCGATGAAGCTGTCGTTCCACTGCATCGCGATCTCAAGCGACAGTCCCTTGGACTCGTCCTCGGACTCGAGCGCGATGATGTCGCGGTGGATCGGTGACTTGCTGCCAACGTTGATGTGCTCGACGTAGTCGACCAGTCCCTTGTCGTAGCGGAACCTCGCATCACGCTCGATCTCGTCAGCCGACTCGTCATCACCTTCGTGCTCGCGGTCGTCGCGCAGCACGAGCTCGAGGCCCTTGTTGAGGAACGCCATCTCTCGGAATCGCGTCTTGAGTGTGTCGTAGCTGTAGTCGACAGTGTCGAAGATGTCGGCGCTGGCGAAGAACGTCGTCGTGGTGCCGGTCTCGTCGGTCTTTTCGTGGCGCTTGAGTGGCGCGTCAGGTTCGCCGTACGTGAACGACTGGGTCCAGCGGTAGCCATCGCGCTTGATCTCGACGTGGAGCTTGGTCGACAGCGCGTTGACGACCGAAACGCCGACGCCGTGCAGACCACCCGACACCTTGTAGCCGCCACCGCCGAACTTGCCGCCCGCGTGCAAAGAGGTGAGCACGAGTGTCACCGCCGGGATCTTTTCTTCCGGGTGCTCATCAACTGGGATGCCACGACCGTCGTCCTCGACCCGGATTCCACCGTCGGCCTGCATGATGACCTTGATGTGACTGGCGTAGCCCGCGAGTGCTTCATCGACTGAGTTGTCGACGACTTCGTAGACCAAGTGGTGCAGTCCTCGCTCACCGGTGGAGCCGATGTACATACCGGGACGCTTGCGTACGGCCTCCAGTCCTTCGAGAACCTGGATGTTGCTGGCGTCATATGTTGCTTCAGGATCTGGAGTTTGGCTCACCTAATCAGTATACGGGCCGGTTACGGGCCTCCCAGCTTCTACCCACATGTTTCGGGAGTGGTTTCTTGACGCCTACGTGGCCCTCAGAGCCACAGAAGGGCGTCTGTGACGACGTGGGAGGTCCCCATCTGAGCCCAGATAGGGCCTTGGCGCTGAAAATGCGGTCACGGTTTGCATCGTGGACCTCGGAGATTGGTCGCTGGGATCCATCAGGCATCGTTGAGGTATGTCCCTCACCGCAACCCGTCGCGACACCACAGCCGCAGCTGTGGCGACGGCGTTCGTCTCGGTTGCGACACTGGCATTGCTCGTACGGTTCGCGCTCAATTCTGACCGCGGCCAGCAGTGGGATGACTCCGCGATGCGAACCGTCATCGCGGGTCGCGACGCCCAACTGACTCTCCTCAGCGTGCTTGGGTACGTGTCGATCGGCGCGATTTTGGCTGTGGCCCTGGCGTGTGCCGTGGTCGCACTCTTGCGAGGTCAGCCGCGCATCGGCGCTGCCGCCGCGGTGGTGTTGGTCGGCGCGAACCTCACAACCCAGATTCTGAAGGAAAGCGTGCTCGAGCGACCCGACCTCGGCCTCGGCACTCTCAACAGCTTGCCGAGCGGTCACACGACTGTTGTCGCAAGCGCCGTTGGCGCCGCCTTGTTGGTGGCGCCGGGAGTGTTTCGCCCGGTCGTCGCCCTTGCTGGCGGTTTCGCCACAACACTCACGGGCGCATCCACCGTCGTCGCTGGCTGGCATCGCCCGGCCGATGTGATGGCGGCATTGGCGATCAGTCTGCTGTGGACTGCGGTGGTCGCGGCAGCCATCCACGGGCCGCGCCACCCAGTGCGCGGAACACTCGTCAGCGCCGCCGCCGGTTGCGTCGGGGGGCTCGCGTTCTTGGTGGCGGTCGGCGTACGCCCTGCCTACGGCTGGGTCGGGTTCACTCAGGCCTCACTCGTTCTTGGCGCCGTGACAGCCGTGACCGCATTATTCGTTGTCGCAGCCGCCGCCGTCTCACCCTCGGAGTAGCTCAGCCGTAGGTATCGCGCGGACCCCGCGCACCCTTCACGGAGCGAAGGCCCTTCTTCCAGGACGGCGCCTGCGGTCCACGTACGACAATGCGCAGCACCGAACCGTCACCGAACTCTTCGTTGAGCTTGGCCACGATGCGCGGCGCCAACATCCGCAACTGAGTCGCCCAAGCGGTCGAGTCGGTACGTACTTCGACCTCGCCGTCCTCGAACGCGATCACCTCGGAGTGCTGCGCCACCTCGGCGCCGACGATCTTGGGCCAATCGGTGAACACCCGCTGAGACGCGAGCTTCTCGGTCCAACCCTGGTTCTCGACGAGCTCGCCGAGCACATCGCTCAAAGCGCTCGGTTCGTCGCGATTGGGTCGGGCAGGCTTCGA from the Aeromicrobium panaciterrae genome contains:
- a CDS encoding DciA family protein, with protein sequence MTEPEEQDALRLAREIANSYRGAKQTGQNAKRKSRPSKPARPNRDEPSALSDVLGELVENQGWTEKLASQRVFTDWPKIVGAEVAQHSEVIAFEDGEVEVRTDSTAWATQLRMLAPRIVAKLNEEFGDGSVLRIVVRGPQAPSWKKGLRSVKGARGPRDTYG
- the gyrA gene encoding DNA gyrase subunit A yields the protein MTETTPPEHDRIEGVELQDEMQRSYIDYAMSVIVSRALPDVRDGLKPVHRRVLYAMFDGGYRPDRGFSKCSRIVGDVMGQYHPHGDTAIYDTLVRLAQPWVMRAPMIDGQGNFGSPGDDGAAAMRYTECRLAPIAMEMVRDINENTVDFRPNYDGRSQEPTVLPARIPNLLVNGSAGIAVGMATNIPPHNLIEVAEGAQWALANPKASKEELLAALLERIKGPDFPSDALIVGTKGIEDMYLTGRGSVMMRAIVSIEEDTKGRIQLVVTGLPYQVNPDNLMRKIAELVNTGRIQGISDLRDETSSRVGRRIVIEIRKDAVARVVLNNLYKHTELQTNFSANMLALVDDVPRTLTLDQFVSHWINHQIEVIQRRTQYRLDEAEARAHIFRGLAKALDALDEVIALIRRSPTVEEARAGLIKLLKIDELQANAILEMQLRRLAALERQKIMDELAALEEKIADFKDILAKPERQRSIVSEELAGIVDKFGTPRRSQIIPADGDLSDEDLIPDEEVVVTITKGGYAKRTKTDLYRVQNRGGKGVRGAALRGDDMVNHMFSTTSHHWILFFTTAGRVYRAKAYQLPEAGRDAKGGHVAGLLSFQPDEEIAQVLAIRDYESAPYLVLATRRGLVKKTRLTDYNSPRQAGVIAINFREDDDELIGAELVNPEDDLLLISRKAQSIRFKADDEQLRPMGRATSGVTGMKFRDGDAMLSMTVIRQENADQDEVPEEDQLYVFTVTDGGFAKKTRIDAYRQQGRGGLGIKAMQITDSRGELVGGLVLKDSDDVISVTAGGQVTRSLVAGVPVKGRDTMGVSFVKFKGDDRVVTIARNAELPSDETSTEEPSTDEEQSE
- a CDS encoding phosphatase PAP2 family protein, with the translated sequence MSLTATRRDTTAAAVATAFVSVATLALLVRFALNSDRGQQWDDSAMRTVIAGRDAQLTLLSVLGYVSIGAILAVALACAVVALLRGQPRIGAAAAVVLVGANLTTQILKESVLERPDLGLGTLNSLPSGHTTVVASAVGAALLVAPGVFRPVVALAGGFATTLTGASTVVAGWHRPADVMAALAISLLWTAVVAAAIHGPRHPVRGTLVSAAAGCVGGLAFLVAVGVRPAYGWVGFTQASLVLGAVTAVTALFVVAAAAVSPSE
- the gyrB gene encoding DNA topoisomerase (ATP-hydrolyzing) subunit B; amino-acid sequence: MSQTPDPEATYDASNIQVLEGLEAVRKRPGMYIGSTGERGLHHLVYEVVDNSVDEALAGYASHIKVIMQADGGIRVEDDGRGIPVDEHPEEKIPAVTLVLTSLHAGGKFGGGGYKVSGGLHGVGVSVVNALSTKLHVEIKRDGYRWTQSFTYGEPDAPLKRHEKTDETGTTTTFFASADIFDTVDYSYDTLKTRFREMAFLNKGLELVLRDDREHEGDDESADEIERDARFRYDKGLVDYVEHINVGSKSPIHRDIIALESEDESKGLSLEIAMQWNDSFIESVHTFANTINTHEGGTHEEGFRAALTTTVNKFATTQGLIKKATDNLSGEDIREGLTAIVSIKLEEPQFEGQTKTKLGNSEAKSYVQSVLNDELGAWFEQHPAEGKTIVRKSIDAATARMAARKARDLARNRKGLLGGGGLPGKLADCSSRDPEECEVFIVEGNSAGGSAKGGRDPRTQAILPLRGKILNVEKARIDKILQNAEVQAIISALGTGVHEDFDMAKLRYHKIVLMADADVDGQHISTLLLTLLFRFMKPLIDAGHVYLAQPPLYKIKWSNSPDELAYSDRERDALLESGATEGKRLPKEVGQQIQRYKGLGEMNDSELWDTTMDPANRILRQVTLEDAAMADEMFTILMGEDVEQRRAFIQRNAKDVRFLDI
- a CDS encoding DUF3566 domain-containing protein, which translates into the protein MNDERQEPDSVPGSGAGDAATSQAIPRLPKPVKKIAPKKKPGLKQAEAATDESSDDVATDEDSTDETETTEAPAVNSMGSETDKGRAREIAAAEAKIAPTKAEKPRRIEPVKPTRPLTAADYARTTTPSPATTSVIPAVKDEPLAAAPAAAPAVASNRQASLRLNHIEPWSVARIAFAVSVAMMIVGVVAMTIFWVVLNVAGVWDQVNEAVTSVLSDDSSSFDITDYLGFWRLIGLTLVLSAINVVLMTALATIGAHLYNLAAQVLGGVEVTFGEEN